aaaaagtcaaaatatatttaatttagattgataaaattatttatgctctAAATATTGGTGTTAAACTTAAATTCGAtcaaaaattacgtgtctacagtTTGCCCCTCTTTGATTGGAAACACGAAGAGTTTTTCAGACAAGGAAGTAGACAAAGTGAGATGTTTTGACCGAACTCTTATTTGAAAGATCAAAATTTCTACGACCGAGTCCTTGTTTGGACATTCTACATATCCTGGGTGATAAGGGaatcaggccacttgtagtttgAGGAGATAAATTGATGAGTTGGATGTTAAGTGAGGTTCCATCGAGGCTCTAGATCGCGGCTCTTATccttacataaaaattgaaaactattagtcaaaataaaaacaaatgtaCAAACTTCCATCCAcgcagcttttcttgaatcttcacttgaattttgactttaagATATCACCTTGATTTTTGAGTGAATATCTTATCTTAGAATTGGAATGGAGGCTGAACTTTCCACTTAGACGGAACTTTTGACATTCTTCAAAATGACAACTTGAAAAATGACCTTGAATAAATGCGTGTTTTCTTGATCAAAAGTTGACTAGTAAAAGATGTGTGGAAGTCAGGCTGCAACAGGCATTGAAGAAGCTAATTCTAACCATCATGGAATtgattattctaaaaaatttaaaactttgtacttgaatttcaaatccAGGTCTCGCTTGAGAAAACCTGAGAACcaccacaaacaaaaaaaataaataaaatttttgcccCAGTTTTCACTGGGAAAATTTTTTGTGAGTTActagcaaatataaatataaaacataaacttcggctaggaagtgtttatttcaagagaaaatgaaactaaaaatcTAGACTAGGAATTGTTAATCGTATCAGAAAGTAATCTAATCCCATTATTCatgagggtcctgctagtcctaTTATTCAGGAAGGTCCTGTTAGTCCCATTATCCCGGAGGGTCTTACTATCCCGTTATCCAGGAGGATTATGCCAGTCCCATTATCCCGGAGGTTCCtactagtcccattatccaggagggtcctgctagtcccattatccaggagggtcctgctaaacCCATCATTCAGGAGGaccctgctagtcccattatccaggagggtcctgctaatcccaatatctaggagggtcctgctaatcccattatccaggggGGTCCTGCTAGttccattatccaggagggtcctgctaatcccattatccaggaggatcctgctagtcccattatccaggagggtcctgctagtcccattatttaggagggtcctgctagtcccaatATCGAGGAGGGTCCTTCTAGTCCCGTTATCCAAAGGGGTcttgctaatcccattatccaggggagtcctgctagtcccattatccaggagggtccttctaatcccattatccaggagggtcctgctaatcccattatccaggagggttcTGCTAGttccattatccaggagggtcctgctagtcccattatccaggaggttCCTGCTAGTCCCAATATCCAGGAgagtcctgctaatcccattatccaggagggtcctgctaatcccattatccaggggGTCCTGGAAGtcccattatctaggagggtcctgctaatcccattatctaGTAGGGTCCTTCTAATCAcattatctaggagggtcctgctaatcccattatccaagagggtcctgctagtcccattatccaggagggtcttgctaatcccattatccaggagagtcctgctagtcccattatccaggagggtcgtgctaatcccattatccaggagggtcgtgctagtcccattatccaggaggctcctgctaatcccattatccaggagggtcctgctactcCCATTATCCTGGAGGGTCCTGTTAATCCCATTATTTAGGAGGGTTCtgttagtcccattatccaggagggtcctgctattcctattatccaggagggtcctgctattcCTATTAtgcaggagggtcctgctattcCCCTTATCCAGGacggtcctgctaatcccattgtCCAGGAgagtcctgctagtcccattatccaagaGGGTCTTGCTAATCATATTATCccggagggtcctgctaatcccattatccacgAGGGTCCTgttaatcccattatccaggagggtcttgctaataaaattttcaacaaactaataataccaacgaaacattgtgaatgctatcttcattatttggaagttccttcaaagagaataataataataataataataataataataataataataaataaaataaatattccaacattcaagtaatttctattttgataaatattagccaactttcatataatattccACAAGTCCTTATTGTAGGGTTTCTATTTCGCTTGCTGCATACTAAGTTAAACATCTAGGTTCCTTGAATCCTCAATCTTTAAACAACTTGTGTCCCtgcttcaacaaagaaaatttgtGAGTTTGAATAGGTGGTGGTTGGTTTGTGGTTCCATCTTTCGACAAGGGCGGCTCAAACACTTATGACGCTTTGGTTGTTTCCAACGTTCAATACTTCTTACTGATTGATTGTACTTTCATCCACATTTGCTTATTTTGTGACCTAAATCCAATGTCTTTATCTCATAACACTCATTGTTTAGCCTTCATAGAATCAGAGAATTTTCGAATTCAACACTTGAAGACAGATTATAACTCAGTAGCTTGATGCTTCGCCTAGTACCATTTAGAGACTTGGTAGTGAGTCTTGAAATCCTTCCTAGTTTTTTGACAAAGACTCGACCTAAATCCATACCAAAAAAGTGgcgaaaaagtataagaaaattacAAACTATacgagaaaaaaagaaaagattcgaTGAAGACTCTTTTTtagtaagaagaagaaagaaaaacttatctGAGTGTGGGAGCCGAGTCTACTGATCATGCCATgcaatttgaattgattttcagaCTTGTCTATCCAATCTATTCATCAACCACTATTGATCATTCAATCTTGATATGGAATCCCGACACTTAATGAAGCCATAAATAATTTGGAACCTTTATACACTTTGTGATATTCACGAAGGTCTTTGCCACTAAAACTCTATCATGTTAATTACTCCAGCTCACGTCCCCCTTATGGTGCATGTCAGAATTTTAACCTATGAGACTCTCTTATATTCAACTCCTTTTCTCCTTACGGTGCCCACTTAGggttttcaccaataagactttctcatttttatttctttttactcaCATTTGTCTTATGATGCCCATTCAGGATTTTTACCTACCCTTAACTTACTTACTCTCGACATATCAGGAgctgatgaaattttttttttgatcgACTTTAGATGATGGGGTTGATTTTGAGCTTTGAGATGAGAGACCGAATGAATACACAAATGAATTTTGCCCCAGTATActacaatatgaatttttggatttgtaTTTCGTTGAAACGAACCCAACATTAGGGCTGCCTCCATATCTTGCTGAAacaagaatcaggtcaaacgtagttcaggCAATTTGGTTTTTTTGAAACGTCAAGGAAAGAGCATAATCGAGAGATCCCGTTGTATCAACCCTTGAAATGTCAAGCCCAAACATAAGGGTTTCTAATGTTGAAACTCAATCATATGTAATATCTTTTCACAACATCAGCATTGACGACCGTTTCAGTCACTTTGCCTTCTATATCTGCTAAGTAAAAAGCACCATTGGGTAATAGCCTTTTAACAACGAATGGTCCTTtccaatttggagaaaatttgccttTGATTTCAGCATGATGTGGCAAAATGCGTCTCAACACTAATTGACCCTCTTCAAAATGTCTGGGACGCACCTTTTGGTTGTAGGCCCATGCCACTCTTTTCTGATATAATTGTCCATGACATACTAATGTCATAcgcttctcatcaatcaaacttAATTGCTCTAACCGGGTTTTGATccattcatcatcatcaatttcagcttCCACAACGATTCGTAAAGATAAGATCTCAATCTCTGCAGGTATAACTACTTCAGTCCCGTATACCAGTGAATATGAGGTAGCGCCCACTGACGTACGGATTGTAGTgcgataacccaacaaagcaaaaggcaacttttcatgccattgtcGAGAACTTTGCACCATCTTATGAagtatctttttatatttttgttagcagCTTCTACAGCCCCGTTTGCCTTTGGGCGATACGGAGTCGAATTTCGATGCTCAATCTTAAATCGGTGGTATACCGCTTGCATTAAGTGGTTGTTGAGATTTGCGGCGTTGTCAGTTATAATCACCTTTGGAATACCAAACCGACAGATGATGTTGAAATGCATAAAATCCACCACGACCTTCATGGTCACTGACTTGGAAGTtactgcttccacccactttgtAAAATAATCAATAGCCACGAAGATGAACCTGTGACCATTCGATGCTTTTGGTTCTATCGGTCCAATAACATCCATTCCCCATGCCACGAAAGGCCATGGAGCAGACATTGCATACAACTCAAAAGGGGAAGAATGTATTAAATCACCATGTATTTGACATTCATGACATTTACGAACAAATCGTATGGAATCCCGCTCCATGGTGAGCCAATAATATTCTGCTCGAAGTAtcttcttggctagaacatATCCATTCATATGATATCCACAAACTCCTGAGTGTACTTCAATCATGATTGTGGAGGCATTTTGAGCATTTACACACCTTAGAAGACCTATAAATCGGGTGTCTTCTTGTACAGTATGCCTCCACTTAAGAAAAAACCCCTTGCTAGTCATCGAATAGTCCTTTTTTGATTACTAGTTACATTTGACGGACATTCTCCAGACTGAAGATAAGTTTTGATATCATGAAACCAAGGCTTATCATCAAATTCCTCCTCAATCATGTTGCAATAGGCATGTTGATCACGAAATTGTATGTATAAAGGGTCGATATGGGCGTCATCAGGGTGTTGGAGCATCGAAGATAAAGTGGCCAATGCATCTGCAATCTCATTGTGCATTCTGGGAATATGTCTAAACTTTGTCGACACGAATCATTGACAAAGACCTTGTAAACAATGTTGATATGGTATGATCTTTGAATCTCAAGtttcccattctccttgaatttgatgaactagTAAGTCTGAGTCTCCTAACACTAAGAGTTCTTGGATGCCCATGTCAACAGCTAACCTCAGACCCAAAATGCACGCTTCGTACTCAGACATATTATTAGTACAATAGAATCTAAGTTGGGTTGATATAGGGTATTATTCCCCTGATTCAGACATAAGAACAGCTCCTATTCCAACTCTTTTCCTGTTAGAGGCACCATCAAAGAATAACTTCCAACCTTGATCGTTATCGTGAATAACTTCAACGATATAAGATATCTCTTCATCTGGAAAATAGGTCTTAAGtggttcatattcttcatcaataGGGTTCTCTTATAAATGATCTGCCAATGCTTGAGCTTTCATTGCGGTCCGCGTTATATAGATAATGTCAAACTCTGTGAGCAATATTTGCCATTTCGCAAGCCTGCCTGTGGGCATgggcttttgaaaaatatatttcaatggatCTATACGAGAGATGAGATAAGTAGTGTAAGATGAAAGATAATGTTTCAACTTCTATGCTACACAAGATAGGGCACAACACGTTCGTTCAAGAAGGGTGTACTTCGCTTCGTAAACGGTAAACTTCTTGCTGAGGTAATAAATGGCCCGCTCTTTCTTCCTAGTGTCGTCATGCTGACCCAGTACACAACCAAAAGAATTATCCAGTACtgacatatacaatatcaaagGTCTTCCCGGCTCGGGAAGAACCAACACAGGGGGATTCGATAggtaattcttaattttttcaaaagcttCTGGACATTCTTCGGTCCACTCGACTGTGGCattctttttcaacaacttaAAGATAGGCTCACAAGTTGTTGTGAGTTGAGTAATGAATCTGCTGATGTAGTTTAGCCTTCCTAGAAGGCTCATAACCTCAGTTTTGTTCTTTGGAGGTGGCAATTCTTgaattgcttttatttttgaaggatcCAACTCGATACCTCTTCGACTTACTATAAACCCCAAAAGCTTCCCCGATGGCACTCCAAATACACATTTTGCAGGATTAAGCATGATATTATACCTGCGGAGTCTTTCGAAGAATCTCCTTAAGTCTTTCACATGATCTGACTATTTTTTAGATTAATGAtaacatcatccacataaacttcgATTTCTCTATGCATCATACCGTGAAACATGGTTGTCATTGCTCTCATATAAATTGTCCCtacatttttttaatccaaaaggcaTAACACGATAACAATACGTACCCGATGGAGtgataaaagatgttttttctGCATCTTCATCATCCATAATAATCAGATGGTAACCCGCATAACAATCCACAAAAGATGCAACCTCATGTTTAGCAAAATTATCCAATAAAATATGGATGTTAGGCAAAGGAAAATCATCTTTTGGACTTGCCTTATTCAAATCACGATAATCAACACACATTTAAACTTTTCCATCTTTCTTAGGGACAAGTACGATACTGGCTAACCAAGAAGGATATTGAGTGACTTGAATGACTTTGGCCTCAAGTTGTTTTGTGATCTCCTCTTCAATTATTACACTCATGTCGATTTTCTGTTTTCTAAACTTCTTCTTTATCGGAGGAAAATTAGGATTAATTGTCAATTTGTGAACAACCATGTCACTGCTTAATCCaggcatgtcatcataagaTGACGCAAAAACATCTTTGTAATCAAACAGGGCCTTGATTATACCGTCCTTTTGATGTCGAACATGTACACTTATCTTAGTCTCCTTAATAATTTCCTGATCCCCCAAATTTATCGTCTCAGTTTCACTCATGTTTggatttgacataattttaaaatgatcGAAATCCCTCCTTACTTCTTCAAATACTCTGTCTTCATCATATTCGATTTCTCgacttattatttcaatattaggTCAAAGATTAGATTGGATATTAAGATCTGGCGAAAAATTTTGCATGCATGTCATATCCCTAGAATCGGCATAAAAAGAACTGTATAAAAGAAAACGAACAAATATATTACAATGAAATAAAGATGCAATTACATCCTATTGAAAATGGAAATAGAATGTTTGAAATAAAACGACAAGATAAAATCCGAATTACAATCCTTGAATGAATCGgatgacaaaagaaaaaacaagacagACTACCAAGACTCGTCTTTAATGGGGAGAGGGGTGGCCTCCCAATTGTTTAGATTGACATCAAGACCAATGAATTGCACATCTCTGTCGCTAGTGCCTTCTCCGAGTTCCACCATATCAACCTcaacaaataaatctttaaaataGTTGATCATTTCTTCGCTAACTTTCATCACTGGCTCTGGAAAAGATGATTGATAAAATTCTTTTGCGCGGGCTTTGATGAAGGATTTGTAGATTGGTTGTATAGGCTTTGTAAGTGACCATACATCTCTCTTTTGCTTCTTTACCTTCATTTTATCCTCGACTCTAGGTTGGTAGCTTAAGCCAAAAGTACCGATGCTCTTTCGTAGACTCACAGGATAAGCTCTTCCTTGCAAGCAGATTCCTAAGCCTTTATCCGGCTCAAACCCATGTTTCAACAATTCATTCACCACCATTATAGACGCGATGAGCATATTTGGTTTTGAAATGACACTCCCTTCGGGGACATGCTCAATAACCACTACCTTAGAAGCTTGATAAACTAGTGCCTCATTCTCATTATCCTCCTTGATAAAAGGGAAGGAAGAGTCTTTGTAGATTGACAAATCCCCCTCACCATGAACAATTACCTCTTGTCGGTCGTATTCAAACTTAATCATTTAATGCAATGTTGAGGGGACTGCTCCAGCCCTATGCACGCATGGCCTCCCCAACAATAAATTGTAGGACGTGTTGATATCCAATACTTGAAAATTCACGGCGAAATCCACAGGCCCTATGGTTAGTACGAGCTCTATCTCACCAATAACATCTGTTTTTGACCCATCAAAAGCTCTAACACATATATTATTGGGTCGGACCCTTTCAGCACTAACATTCAATTTCTGTAGAGTTGATAAAGGACAAATATTTGCTCCAGATCCTCCATCAATTAGAACTCGAGTGACATGTGAAAGCTCACACTTTACAGTGATATGTAGGCCTTGGTTATGTCCTGTACCTTCTTTGGGTAGTTCATCATCTGAAAAGGTGATGCGGTTTACCTCAAATATTCTCCCAACAATTTTCTCTAACTGACTCACTGTAACTTTACTAGGAACATGtgcttcattcaaaattttcattatagCCTTACGATGTTCATCAGAATGTATTAGCAAAGACAACAAAGATATTTGGGCTGgagtttttcttaattgttccACCACGGAGTAGTCTGATAGTTTCATCTTCCTTAGGAATTCCCCTGCCTCTCCTTCAGTGATTGgactttttatttgtatttggtcatttttagttttccttaatTCCATCGGTACATAACATCTTCCTGAACGGGTTATTCCTCCCACTTCATCTATTTCTTCAGCAACTTCTTTTCCCTTGTATGTCACGACAGTAGGTTCATAATTCCAAGGAACAGCTTTGGGGTTAGTCATTGGGAGCTGGGATACAGGCCTGATATTCACAGGAGGAATATGGGCCCCTTGCACGATCAAGATAGGTTTGTTTGGCCTTTTTGGAACCAACAATATTGCCTTACTCAGACTTGCCCAAACATTTTCAAGGGCTCCTTTCACAGTTAAGATGGGTGTGTTTGATGGACTCAACTTTACTAACACACTTTCCGCCCCTAAAGGcatcatttttgttaaatcagCAACATTTGCTGACTTCTCAATGCCAGTTCCAACCCTAAGGATTGGCTTATACAGAGATGCAAACTCTTCATGACCCTTTATCATTTCTAGCATGTTTGTTTCAGTATGCCTTAGTAATGGATTTTGATTGATGTTGGGTACACTCAGACTTTTAACTATAATTCGATTAGAATCGATCAAATCCTGAATGACCCTTTTCAAATACCAACATCTCTCTATGTTGTGCCCTGGGGCATTAGAACAATATGCACAATGTTGAGAATAATCCAAATTTCTCGGGGGAGGATTCGACATCTTTCTCTCAATAGGACTCAAAACATTCAACGTCCTTAATTTTTGGAATAAGCTAGCATAAGACTCCCCAATAGGAGTGAAGTCATCTTTAACGCCATTTCCCTTTTTGTATTATGGTCTAGGACGGAAAGGAATTCTAGCAGTATTttgatgaacttgtggggaTGGTGGATGATTTTGTGGAGTTGGTACACGCCATTGTGGGTAAGAAGGGGGTGCAATTGGTTGTGcattaaaaacatgatatggAGTGTATGGGATAGAATATTGTGGAGCTTGGGAAGGAAAATAGTGTTGTGGGGAATTACCTAGAACATGAGCCTAGGCGCTGATACAATAGTGGCCACATCCTCCCTTCTGTTCTTCCCTCCAATATTTCCAGAACCATTTTGAAGCACTTGTGTTGTGGCTTTTAAGGCAGCTTGACTTACAATCTTTCCAGACTTGATGCCATTTTCCACCATTTCCCCTACCTTAATAACTTCAGCGAATGTCTTCCCTACGGCAAAAAGCAGATAGTAAAGGTAATCAGGTTCTTGCGCCTGGAGAAAAACGTCAATCATCTTTGACTCCTTCATCGGTGGTTTAACCCTAGTAGCTTGTTCCCTCCATCTGATAGCATATTCACGAAATTTTTCCGTGGTCTTTTTCCTCATGTTGTCTAACGAGGAGCAATCTAGAACaatgtcaatattatattgGAATTGCTGTACAAAACATCGAGCCAAATCATCCCATATGTGCCAGTTGGTGATATCCTGATCTATGAACCATTTAGATGCAATCCCTACTAAGCTTTCACCAAAATAGGCCATAAATAACTCTTCTTTTCCCTCTGCACCCCTCAATTGGTTGCAATATCTATTTAGATGAGCTATGGGGTCTCCGTgacaatcatatttttaaaacttcgGAGTTTTAAATCCAGCAGGTAAATAGACGTGAGGAAACATATACAAGTCACTAAACGAGATGCCTTTGTGGCCTCCTAGTCCTTGCATATCTCTTATACTTTGttccaaactcttcattttcttagtcatttcttcatgttcctcatTCTTGATCATCCTCTCAATTTCGACAGGGGAACTATATTGAtgaatgtggggatgagagcTTGGAATTTTAATGGTCTCTTCAAGAGTGTAACTCTGATCACGCCGAACTTTGGGCAGAGGATCGTTGTTGGATTTGGGCACCATCAGGCGTATTTGAAGGGCGCACCATAGAAGTTCCAGCGACATTGAATGTGTTAGCATAGGGGTTGAATCCAGGGGGATATATCGGATCGCTTGTCGACACCTGGATAGGGTGtgacatatttgtattaaaatagtcTCAGATTGAAGATGGTGGAGGTTGTCCACTCATACAAGCCTCGTACATCTCTGCCATCTGTTATTTTAACGCCCTTATCTCTTCTGTTGTCCTTATTTCTTGTGAAATCCTGTTTTGGATCTCCTCATCATTGTCCGATTCATTTTCGTCTTTGGGGGGCATTTTCTGTTTCCCTTTTGATCTTGTGTTGTAAGGATGCGATGCCAGTTTAACCACAAACCAACTACCTTTAAGCTAGtatgtctctctctctttctctctctatttctctctctctctctctctctgaatAGAGTAACAAACCAATTAGTGTTAAGAAATTATGCACATTGTATCCACATACATACTTCTAATATGGAGGACCTCATGTTTCATTCCCGCTTACCTAGGCATTCTTCtcttaattagttttttaatattttattattattattatttatttatttacttatttgtttatttatttattatcattatgattaccattttttaagagaaagaagaaaaaaaagaaaagaatataatagtaataataataattttgatcgAACCCCttgggttgcctacgtatcatgTTTGGCCCATGAATCAGATCTTGCGTAGTTCgacaaatatattaattaatatttttttgcatgACATATGCACATAAGGTGACCAAAAGCaaatctttttcattcattttcaaatattttaaaataaggatttgaataaaacaaaaaaaaacagaagtacCTAGGACTTAGATAGACtccaaatgaaataaaattaactaaaacggaaagaaagagaaaaactaaaaataataataaaataaaatgaaataatcactACTAAGAAAATAGACTTGAAAGGATACTTAATCCTCGAATCTCAATCATCTCCAAGACCCTTATAAATCTTCGCCAACGCTTTTGGTAGATATGGAGCCAAAGCACGGGCCTGTCGGCCCAACCTGTCATCGTTCTGGTGTAAATATCTAGCATAAACATTGTTGAGTTCATCCCTGAGTTGCAGTATTCGGTCTCTGGCTTCATCCATATTGTCATAACAATTCTGTAACCAGTGGTGAGCAGTATTGACTTCATGCGTCAAATTTTCCCTTTGTTCTTGGAGCTCTTCAATTTGAAGGTGAATTGCATCAGGCTCGGCTATCCTTTtacctctctcaatctcgcagTTTGCTTGATAAGCACTGAAACGCCTTGCTATTTCTCTTTCCCATTCGATAGAGGCTTTAACTTGAGTTTGGAGTCTAGACTGTCCGCAGATAGTTGGGccttttctttcttatactcCTCTTCCTATCGCTCCATAGCGCCTGTGGCAATTCACAAGTCTTCTTGTAAGGTTAGAATGGTAGAGCAGTGCTTTCTAACTCTAACTTCAAATATCGCATCACGTTGGGCCAACTCCTCTTTAGTGTTTTTCAGGTCATTACTCAGGATATCCAGAGTTGATTTGTAGCTTCTTTCGACTTTGAGGCGAGCTTGCTTAATCTTAACCTCAATTTCTGCTTCTCGATCTAT
The sequence above is a segment of the Solanum lycopersicum chromosome 10, SLM_r2.1 genome. Coding sequences within it:
- the LOC109121248 gene encoding uncharacterized mitochondrial protein AtMg00860-like produces the protein MLNPAKCVFGVPSGKLLGFIVSRRGIELDPSKIKAIQELPPPKNKTEVMSLLGRLNYISRFITQLTTTCEPIFKLLKKNATVEWTEECPEAFEKIKNYLSNPPVLVLPEPGRPLILYMSVLDNSFGCVLDEEISYIVEVIHDNDQGWKLFFDGASNRKRVGIGAVLMSESGE
- the LOC101260488 gene encoding uncharacterized protein, with the translated sequence MSNPPPRNLDYSQHCAYCSNAPGHNIERCWYLKRVIQDLIDSNRIIVKSLSVPNINQNPLLRHTETNMLEMIKGHEEFASLYKPILRVGTGIEKSANVADLTKMMPLGAESVLVKLSPSNTPILTVKGALENVWASLSKAILLVPKRPNKPILIVQGAHIPPVNIRPVSQLPMTNPKAVPWNYEPTVVTYKGKEVAEEIDEVGGITRSGRCYVPMELRKTKNDQIQIKSPITEGEAGEFLRKMKLSDYSVVEQLRKTPAQISLLSLLIHSDEHRKAIMKILNEAHVPSKVTVSQLEKIVGRIFEVNRITFSDDELPKEGTGHNQGLHITVKCELSHVTRVLIDGGSGANICPLSTLQKLNVSAERVRPNNICVRAFDGSKTDVIGEIELVLTIGPVDFAVNFQVLDINTSYNLLLGRPCVHRAGAVPSTLH